The following proteins are encoded in a genomic region of Plasmodium coatneyi strain Hackeri chromosome 6, complete sequence:
- a CDS encoding KIR protein, with protein sequence MEDLDADDEQEQTLEKTLPSHQNFYEKFDDNTLKYDDVCTGKMTELNNLKSSMESHAEDVMNAACYVHTEYEKGRFFTREACYFLYFWIGQQLFSSSGGTDLQDTLHQICTKMMDTKVFGTHGCKDICDKVEKTTFGHMKSVFDFLYDHTTTRALLTNGGSKVIEECKSYKEKVKAAETAVGTHCENDGKKHNYCQNFWTWNSNSVSFNLSKLETSLTSAHERIEKEEQAAKLAKHEAVSQAVRGATTTSSISSIFGTLAATAFPFLLYKYKPWFSWFGNYSSGNGRSRKRRAIGRNFSSSTEDTLTEYSTETSTIGRTENSTVRSSVTTCPRQSTQGQSTRRRNNNAGGRGMVGYQNM encoded by the exons ATGGAGGATCTTGATGCTGATGATGAGCAG GAACAAACCTTAGAAAAAACCTTACCTTCTCATCAAAATTTCTATGAGAAATTCGATGATAATACACTAAAATATGACGATGTCTGCACAGGAAAAATGACGGAGCtcaataatttaaaaagtagtATGGAATCCCATGCTGAGGACGTTATGAACGCGGCATGTTACGTTCACACCGAATATGAAAAAGGCAGATTTTTCACAAGGGAAGCTTGCTATTTCCTCTACTTCTGGATTGGGCAACAATTATTTAGTAGTTCGGGAGGTACCGACTTGCAGGACACCCTACATcaaatttgtacaaaaatgatGGACACCAAGGTTTTTGGAACTCATGGTTGTAAAGATATATGTGATAAAGTTGAAAAAACTACCTTTGGTCACATGAAATCAGtatttgattttttatatgacCATACTACTACACGTGCATTATTAACGAATGGCGGCTCAAAGGTTATTGAGGAATGTAAAAgttacaaagaaaaagtcaAAGCAGCAGAAACTGCAGTGGGAACACACTGTGAGAATGACGGAAAGAAGCATAATTACtgtcaaaatttttggacGTGGAATTCAAACAGCGTCAGCTTTAATCTATCGAAATTGGAAACTTCATTAACGTCTGCACATGAaagaatagaaaaggaagaacaagcaGCGAAATTAGCAAAACACGAAGCCGTAAGTCAAGCAGTACGTggtgccaccaccacctcttcCATCTCTTCTATCTTTGGCACATTAGCAGCTACcgctttccccttcctcctgtataaa tataaaccatggttttcttggtttggtaactactcttctggaaatggaaggagcagaaaaagaagagcaatTGGACGGAACTTTAGTTCGTCCACAGaagacaccttaacagaatACTCTACAGAAACATCTACAATAGGTCGAACAGAAAATTCAACAGTACGTTCCTCTGTTACCACATGCCCAAGGCAGTCTACCCAAGGACAGTCTacacgaagaagaaataataatgcggggggtcgcgggatggtaggttatcagaacatgtaa
- a CDS encoding KIR protein: MVNAECSEDDLPSRKVYAALEKRGKHTCTEISSWTQQIEEILDKKLSNQWQHEAGEYATKFSQAWCLVSKMNTAVGQPCERVCDFFYFWLGDMLSDKLSGWTTEPEVVIQSIYTKLNGVSNNELCANTFLSSNMDTSFLQRRKKVFDYWHDYRTIWKQLKECGSSCNGAYDTYLNGVKEKGEDGGADGAYSMVSANCGSGEHANNNDSFCTDFWNKKFKQKVHGDGSNPIPKPGDLKSKAMEEGQDPPSETEDEKNLNSCFEQLSSTVSSSLPQEAIIFYLLGLVTNLHLEDDHLLDE, encoded by the exons ATGGTGAATGCG GAGTGCAGTGAGGATGACTTACCCTCCAGAAAAGTGTACGCAGCATtagaaaaaaggggtaaacaTACATGTACGGAAATCAGTTCTTGGACACAacaaatagaagaaattttaGATAAGAAATTAAGTAATCAGTGGCAACATGAAGCAGGGGAATATGcaacaaaattttcccaaGCTTGGTGTCTTGTGTCTAAAATGAACACAGCGGTGGGACAACCATGTGAAAGAGTATgtgatttcttttatttttggttaggggatatgTTATCGGACAAATTGAGTGGATGGACTACTGAACCTGAGGTTGTTATACAAAGCATCTACACTAAATTGAATGGTGTGTCAAACAACGAACTGTGTGCTAACACTTTTTTGAGCAGTAATATGGACACAAGTTTCCTccaacgaaggaaaaaagtctttGACTATTGGCATGACTACCGAACCATATGGAAACAACTAAAGGAGTGTGGTAGTTCTTGTAATGGAGCATATGACACCTACCTAAATGgtgttaaggaaaaaggtgaagaCGGTGGAGCTGATGGTGCTTATAGCATGGTAAGTGCAAATTGTGGAAGTGGGGAACatgcaaataataatgattCCTTCTGTACAGATTTCTGGAATAAGAAGTTCAAACAAAAAGTTCATGGTGATGGTAGCAACCCTATCCCAAAACCAGGGGACTTGAAATCAAAAGCTATGGAGGAAGGGCAAGACCCTCCATCAGAAACGGAGGATGAGAAGAATCTCAATTCCTGTTTCGAACAGTTGTCCTCAACAGTTTCTTCATCATTACCACAGGAAGC tataatcttttaccttctcggtttggtaaccaatttg CATCTAGAAGATGATCATCTGctagatgaatga
- a CDS encoding KIR-like protein: protein MYNEFETGNESLVHGTPLCKWDEKKTTLTAALNPVLTKYESIKDDIEHIAKAWCSIINGAQDQSEGGKKMEGDFYYLFYYWLGDKVWKSERESKPFSDVMNEIYTALKEVHSSIQYGEICTKDIDQSTFNEMKLAYEYYMDHEKIKEQLEGAKREGYPCTVQYSELLDKTVSAYNNVYGSLHGEERSGNRYCDKFKEMFNHYDTVNPQEIKCENVYTEKSTADIGTTAAISSIVGIGALPTIAYLLYKVSKYNILPSWISNHFGGGNSNRNRTNRKKRTIENDFDTLTDTSTLYSTDLSTTSTEDNSTIYNEREEQTIDHNNKGNHNRDKDNNKSRRQEILVMTLH, encoded by the exons atgtacaatgaATTCGAGACAGGGAACGAATCCCTTGTGCACGGTACACCTTTGTGTAAGTGGGACGAGAAGAAGACTACATTGACGGCTGCCTTAAATCCTGTATTAACGAAATATGAAAGTATTAAAGATGATATTGAGCACATTGCAAAAGCTTGGTGTAGCATAATTAATGGAGCACAGGACCAAAgtgaaggagggaagaaaatggaaggtGATTTTTATTATCTATTTTACTATTGGTTGGGTGATAAAGTATGGAAAAGTGAACGGGAAAGTAAGCCGTTTTCAGATGTTATGAATGAAATTTATACTGCACTCAAAGAGGTGCATAGCAGTATTCAGTATGGAGAAATTTGCACGAAAGATATTGACCAAAGCACTTTCAACGAAATGAAACTAGCATATGAGTATTATATGGaccatgaaaaaataaaggaacaattaGAAGGTGCTAAGCGTGAGGGTTATCCTTGTACTGTTCAGTACAGTGAACTTCTGGATAAAACTGTTTCAGCTTATAATAATGTGTATGGAAGTCTACATGGTGAGGAACGTAGTGGTAATCGCtattgtgacaaatttaaagaaatgtTCAACCATTACGATACCGTCAATCCTcaagaaataaaatgtgaGAACGTATATACGGAAAAATCGACAGCCGATATAGGTACCACTGCAGCCATTTCCTCCATAGTAGGAATAGGAGCATTACCAACAATAGCCTACCTTCTTTATAAAGTGAGTAaa tATAATATATTACCTTCATGGATTAGTAACCATTTTGGAGGAGGCAACAGTAATAGAAACAGAAccaacaggaaaaaaagaacaattgaAAACGACTTTGATACGTTAACTGACACTTCAACACTTTATTCAACAGACTTGTCAACAACTTCAACCgaagacaattctaccatatacaATG aaagggaagaacaaacaatAGACCACAACAACAAAGGAAACCACAACAGAGACAAAGACAACAACAAAAGCAGACGTCaagaaatattagttatg accctccatTAA